A single Muntiacus reevesi chromosome 9, mMunRee1.1, whole genome shotgun sequence DNA region contains:
- the LOC136175939 gene encoding large ribosomal subunit protein eL42-like — translation MNYTVELIFHTHRGASFHADTALTNTVNVPKTHQTFCKNCGKLQPHKGTQDRKGKDSPPAWGEWHHAREQSDDGGQTRPIFRQKAKTTKKIVLQLECIKPNYKRILAKRYKHFELGGDKKRKRQMIPF, via the exons ATGAACTACACAGTTGAGCTGATTTTCCACACTCATAGAGGGG CCTCTTTCCACGCCGACACTGCTCTCACAAACACGGTGAATGTTCCTAAAACCCACCAGACTTTCTGTAAGAACTGTGGCAAGCTCCAACCACACAAAGGGACACAGGACAGGAAGGGCAAGGATTCTCCGCCTGCCTGGGGAGAGTGGCATCATGCCAGGGAGCAGAGCGACGATGGTGGCCAGACTAGGCCAATTTTCCGGCAAAAGGCTAAAACTACAAAGAAGATTGTGCTGCAGCTCGAATGCATTAAGCCCAACTACAAGAGAATCTTGGCTAAGAGGTACAAGCATTTTGAGCTGGGAGGagataagaagagaaagaggcaaaTGATCCCGTTCTGA